In a single window of the Allobranchiibius huperziae genome:
- a CDS encoding MFS transporter, giving the protein MALTTSPSSSTQSAPGGTSTTAPVGARSRGRWGRRSADRSARPANPGLIMVVVLVTQLMIVLDAAIVNIALPDIQTQLKMNPANLSWVVNAYTLAFGGLLLLGARAGDLFGRRRAFLAGLAIFTLASFLGGIAQDSALLLAARGLQGVGAALLAPSALAILMSSVKPGREQTRAIGLYTVVSASGAAIGLIAGGVLTSVASWRWVFFVNVPIGIVVLALGIRALPISKMIKGSVDVAGAVLVTAGMSTLVYGFIRAASDGWSDTRTLASFAVGLVMMAAFILVERSAKAPITPLHLFAHRDRSIAYVARTLLVAGSMGTFFFMSQFMQIVLGWTPWESGLAFLPIPVSVFLASQLVSRVFAQRFSTKAIASTGLLLSGIGLTWMSILDVGSTYATMVPALVVFGLGNGIAFVPLTTAGIAGVEPKDTSVASGLVSVTQQLGGALGLAVLVSVFATAGKGPAETSSAGRAALEVFVRGADRGFVVAGGLLIVAFLLVLTVMRRPQLPEADELVLAEAEVAERDRAAAVTD; this is encoded by the coding sequence ATGGCACTCACCACCTCGCCGTCATCCTCGACGCAGTCCGCCCCGGGCGGCACGTCGACCACCGCGCCCGTCGGCGCTCGCAGCCGCGGCCGGTGGGGCCGCCGCTCCGCCGACCGTTCTGCGCGCCCTGCCAACCCTGGACTCATCATGGTCGTGGTCCTCGTGACCCAGCTGATGATCGTCCTCGACGCCGCGATCGTGAACATCGCGCTGCCGGACATCCAGACCCAGCTCAAGATGAACCCCGCCAACCTGTCCTGGGTGGTGAACGCCTACACGCTCGCCTTCGGTGGCCTGCTGCTGCTTGGTGCCCGCGCCGGCGACCTCTTCGGCCGGCGTCGCGCGTTCCTCGCGGGACTCGCGATCTTCACCCTGGCGTCCTTCCTCGGCGGCATCGCCCAGGACTCCGCCCTGTTGCTCGCCGCTCGCGGCCTGCAGGGCGTCGGTGCGGCCCTGCTCGCGCCCTCCGCGCTCGCGATCCTGATGTCGAGCGTCAAGCCGGGCCGTGAGCAGACCCGCGCGATCGGCCTCTACACCGTCGTCTCCGCGAGCGGCGCGGCCATCGGCCTGATCGCCGGCGGCGTGCTCACCTCGGTCGCCTCCTGGCGCTGGGTCTTCTTCGTCAACGTGCCCATCGGCATCGTCGTGCTCGCGCTCGGAATCCGGGCCCTGCCGATCTCCAAGATGATCAAGGGCTCCGTGGACGTCGCCGGTGCCGTGCTGGTCACGGCCGGTATGTCGACCCTCGTCTACGGCTTCATCCGCGCCGCCTCCGACGGATGGAGCGACACTCGCACGCTCGCGTCGTTCGCCGTCGGCCTGGTGATGATGGCCGCGTTCATCCTGGTCGAGCGCAGCGCCAAGGCGCCGATCACCCCGCTGCACCTCTTTGCGCACCGGGACCGCTCGATCGCGTACGTCGCCCGCACCCTGCTCGTCGCGGGATCGATGGGCACGTTCTTCTTCATGAGCCAGTTCATGCAGATCGTGCTCGGCTGGACCCCGTGGGAGTCCGGGTTGGCGTTCCTGCCCATCCCGGTGTCGGTCTTCCTGGCCTCGCAGCTCGTCTCGCGGGTCTTCGCGCAGCGCTTCTCCACCAAGGCGATCGCCTCGACGGGTCTGCTGCTCTCGGGCATCGGCCTGACCTGGATGTCGATCCTGGACGTCGGCAGCACCTACGCCACGATGGTGCCCGCTCTGGTGGTCTTCGGACTGGGCAACGGCATCGCGTTCGTGCCGCTCACCACCGCCGGTATCGCCGGCGTAGAGCCCAAGGACACCTCGGTGGCGTCCGGCCTGGTGAGCGTGACCCAGCAGCTCGGCGGCGCCCTCGGGCTCGCGGTGCTGGTGAGCGTCTTCGCCACCGCCGGCAAGGGCCCGGCGGAGACCTCCTCCGCGGGGCGCGCCGCACTCGAGGTCTTCGTGCGGGGCGCGGACCGTGGATTCGTGGTCGCGGGCGGCCTGCTGATCGTCGCGTTCCTGCTGGTGCTGACCGTGATGCGTCGGCCCCAGCTGCCCGAGGCGGACGAGCTGGTGCTCGCCGAGGCCGAGGTCGCCGAACGCGACCGGGCTGCTGCGGTCACCGACTGA
- a CDS encoding TetR/AcrR family transcriptional regulator, which yields MSVTAKKPLRADAARNRRLLIDTAADAFAANGVDVPLDDIARTAGVGIGTLYRHFPTREDLVLAVYAARVDDLAQRSDELARRPDSGEALHEWMREFVDFYAVKRGIIHLLRSMMNTNHEPFEAIRAKLLHSADVVLAPAIAAGVIRADTSATELTRALGGICLASTQPDADQVSMNLVDLIYDGLRYGTRA from the coding sequence GTGTCCGTTACGGCGAAGAAGCCGCTGCGCGCCGATGCCGCACGCAACCGTCGGCTGCTGATCGACACCGCCGCTGACGCATTCGCGGCGAACGGCGTCGATGTCCCCCTCGATGACATCGCGCGGACCGCCGGGGTCGGCATCGGCACCCTCTACCGCCACTTCCCCACCCGCGAGGACCTCGTCCTCGCCGTCTATGCCGCTCGCGTCGACGACCTGGCGCAGCGCTCGGATGAGCTTGCGCGGCGCCCGGATTCGGGTGAGGCCCTGCATGAGTGGATGCGCGAGTTCGTCGACTTCTACGCCGTCAAGCGCGGCATCATCCACCTGCTGCGGTCGATGATGAACACCAATCACGAGCCGTTCGAGGCAATTCGCGCGAAGCTGCTGCACTCCGCCGACGTGGTCCTCGCCCCCGCCATCGCGGCGGGCGTGATCCGCGCGGACACCAGCGCGACCGAGCTCACCCGCGCACTCGGTGGGATCTGCCTGGCGAGCACCCAGCCGGACGCCGACCAGGTGTCGATGAACCTGGTCGACCTCATCTACGACGGTCTGCGCTACGGCACCAGAGCCTGA
- a CDS encoding Type 1 glutamine amidotransferase-like domain-containing protein, whose translation MTTDEPTILATSGGLRPGERTYFEFTPLTQYAVDLAGVAGRAPRVCTVTTAGGDAAHVMHGLAEAGRIAGYEHTNLQLFGMPNVADVEAHLLSQDVIWVMGGSVVNLLAVWRAHGLDAILHRAWQAGVVLTGVSAGSICWYQGGTTDSFGPQLAPVTDGLAFLPYGNGVHYDSEERRRPLIHRLVADGTLGPTHCTDDGVGLLYSGTELVEAVAESGAGAYVVQRDGDTVREDALDVRRLPARAGGRR comes from the coding sequence GTGACCACCGACGAGCCGACGATCCTCGCGACCTCCGGCGGTCTGCGGCCCGGTGAGCGCACGTACTTCGAGTTCACCCCGCTCACGCAGTACGCCGTCGACCTCGCCGGCGTGGCAGGGCGCGCTCCGCGGGTCTGCACCGTCACCACGGCGGGCGGGGACGCGGCGCACGTCATGCACGGGCTTGCCGAGGCGGGGCGTATCGCCGGATACGAGCACACCAACCTGCAGCTCTTCGGAATGCCCAACGTCGCGGACGTCGAAGCCCACCTCCTCTCCCAGGACGTCATCTGGGTGATGGGCGGCTCGGTCGTCAACCTCCTCGCCGTCTGGCGGGCCCACGGACTCGACGCGATCCTGCACCGCGCATGGCAGGCGGGCGTCGTCCTCACCGGGGTGAGCGCCGGGTCGATCTGCTGGTATCAGGGCGGTACGACGGATTCGTTCGGCCCGCAGCTCGCGCCGGTGACCGACGGGCTGGCCTTCCTGCCCTACGGCAACGGTGTGCACTACGACAGCGAGGAGCGGCGCCGTCCCCTGATCCACCGCCTGGTCGCCGACGGCACGCTAGGCCCGACCCACTGCACCGACGACGGGGTCGGACTGCTCTACAGCGGAACGGAACTCGTCGAGGCGGTCGCCGAGAGCGGTGCGGGCGCGTACGTCGTGCAGCGCGACGGCGACACGGTGCGTGAGGATGCCCTGGACGTACGCCGCCTGCCCGCCCGAGCGGGCGGCCGCAGGTGA
- a CDS encoding HutD family protein, which yields MTAAEGGAARILRFEDLQVSPWANGLGETRELAAYRTTDGALVWRLSIATIAAASDFSALSGVDRRLMNLGDGPLSLVVGDDPVTVPRHEVVSFRGEDAVRALHANGYDLNVMTGRGRATSSLGTVRIQGSAVLAGTAPALLAVVALDGSPVVTVGDGVAALLPLDCLLATPGRDIAVDGDSTVAVVRIAPT from the coding sequence GTGACAGCGGCTGAAGGCGGGGCGGCGCGGATCCTTCGGTTCGAGGACCTGCAGGTGTCCCCGTGGGCGAACGGTCTGGGGGAGACCCGTGAGCTCGCCGCGTACCGCACGACGGACGGCGCGCTCGTCTGGCGCCTCAGTATCGCGACCATCGCGGCGGCGTCCGACTTCTCGGCGCTGTCGGGTGTGGACAGGCGGCTCATGAATCTCGGCGACGGTCCTCTCTCGCTGGTGGTCGGCGACGACCCGGTCACGGTGCCCCGCCACGAGGTGGTCTCGTTCCGCGGTGAGGACGCCGTGCGCGCGCTGCACGCGAACGGCTACGACCTCAATGTCATGACGGGTCGCGGGCGGGCGACCAGCAGCCTCGGGACGGTGCGCATTCAGGGGTCCGCTGTGCTCGCCGGTACGGCACCCGCGTTACTCGCGGTCGTCGCCTTGGACGGTTCACCCGTCGTCACGGTCGGTGATGGCGTCGCCGCACTCCTACCGCTGGACTGCCTTCTCGCGACTCCGGGCCGCGACATCGCGGTGGACGGTGATTCCACGGTGGCGGTGGTGCGCATCGCGCCGACCTAA
- a CDS encoding cold shock domain-containing protein — protein sequence MRTPGTVRFWSDDEGWGVIDSPDTPGGCWTSFSHVAVEGFKSLTAGELVELEWEAPGQDGYSFRAVRAWPVGKEPNESPASDVPGPAYGSSVSISWDEEG from the coding sequence ATGAGGACACCGGGCACCGTGCGTTTCTGGTCCGACGACGAGGGGTGGGGAGTCATCGATTCTCCGGACACCCCGGGCGGCTGCTGGACCAGTTTCAGCCACGTTGCCGTCGAGGGGTTCAAGTCCCTCACCGCCGGCGAGCTCGTGGAACTGGAGTGGGAGGCGCCGGGCCAGGACGGGTACTCCTTCCGGGCCGTCCGGGCCTGGCCCGTCGGGAAGGAGCCGAACGAGTCTCCCGCCTCCGACGTCCCCGGTCCCGCCTACGGGAGCAGCGTGTCCATCAGCTGGGATGAGGAAGGGTGA
- a CDS encoding TetR/AcrR family transcriptional regulator, which produces MKRVVEIEVSDEVTSSTVRKRADARRNEQTLLDAAAAVFVARGVDAPVRAIAAEAGVGMGTIYRHFPTRADLVIGVYRHQIEALVDAAPRLLADLASPADALAAWMDGFVDFLVTKHGLAGALRSEEASFDSLHAYFLDRLVPACASLLDAATQAGETRSDVDALTLMHAAGNLCIGVESGGDAAYDAHRMVGLLITGLRRSSPT; this is translated from the coding sequence GTGAAGAGGGTGGTGGAGATCGAGGTGAGCGACGAGGTGACGTCGTCGACCGTGCGCAAGCGTGCGGACGCGCGCCGGAACGAGCAGACGCTGCTCGACGCGGCCGCCGCGGTCTTCGTGGCGCGCGGCGTCGATGCCCCCGTCCGGGCGATCGCCGCGGAGGCCGGCGTCGGGATGGGCACGATCTACCGGCATTTCCCGACCCGTGCGGACCTGGTCATCGGCGTCTACCGCCACCAGATCGAGGCGCTCGTGGACGCCGCGCCGCGGCTGCTCGCCGATCTCGCGTCGCCCGCAGACGCCCTCGCGGCATGGATGGACGGGTTCGTGGACTTCCTCGTCACCAAGCACGGACTGGCCGGTGCGCTGCGGTCGGAGGAGGCGAGTTTCGACTCGCTCCATGCCTACTTCCTCGACCGGCTTGTCCCGGCCTGCGCCTCGCTGCTCGATGCGGCGACTCAGGCAGGCGAGACACGCAGCGACGTCGACGCCCTCACGCTCATGCACGCCGCCGGCAACCTCTGCATCGGTGTCGAGAGCGGCGGGGACGCGGCGTACGACGCGCACCGGATGGTCGGCCTGCTCATCACCGGGCTACGACGCTCGTCGCCTACCTGA
- a CDS encoding LLM class flavin-dependent oxidoreductase, whose translation MATTARPNFGIMTPPMNVGYDDLLRVWREADDIPAIEHAWLFDHLMPIGGDLDGPIFEGWTLLSALAAQTSRLRLGLMVTSNRFRPPAVLATIATTVDIVSGGRLDFGIGAGSRPSVPIARREYVAHGLPYHDSAHAVGSLAEACTIIRQLWTQDAPFDFDGAYHHLEGAFGNPKPVQRPGPPIVIGGRSIATLRVVAEHADVWNIPGGDIADARDRSAMLDRFCAEIGRDPAEITRSVVLSASLDEPHTTRDAIAEALGGGFTHIVLRLGAPYGDGIVRRVVEEIIGDFAPGGSDGSAQDQGSGR comes from the coding sequence ATGGCCACCACAGCACGACCGAACTTCGGGATCATGACCCCGCCGATGAACGTCGGCTACGACGACCTCCTCCGGGTGTGGCGCGAGGCCGACGACATCCCCGCGATCGAGCACGCGTGGCTGTTCGACCACCTCATGCCCATCGGGGGTGACCTGGACGGCCCGATCTTCGAGGGGTGGACGCTGCTGTCAGCGCTCGCCGCTCAGACCAGCCGCCTGCGACTCGGCCTGATGGTCACGAGCAACCGGTTCCGGCCGCCGGCGGTGCTGGCGACGATCGCGACCACCGTCGACATCGTCTCCGGCGGCCGACTCGACTTCGGCATCGGCGCCGGATCGCGGCCGAGCGTCCCGATCGCCCGGCGCGAGTACGTGGCTCACGGGCTGCCGTACCACGACTCGGCCCACGCGGTCGGCAGTCTGGCCGAGGCGTGCACGATCATCCGGCAGCTCTGGACGCAGGACGCCCCGTTCGATTTCGACGGCGCCTACCACCACCTGGAGGGCGCGTTCGGCAACCCCAAGCCCGTGCAACGGCCGGGACCGCCCATCGTCATCGGCGGGCGTTCGATCGCGACCCTGCGAGTCGTCGCGGAGCACGCCGACGTCTGGAACATCCCGGGCGGAGACATCGCCGATGCGCGCGACCGCAGCGCGATGCTCGACCGGTTCTGTGCCGAGATCGGCCGTGACCCGGCCGAGATCACCCGTTCCGTAGTGCTCTCCGCCTCCTTGGACGAGCCGCACACGACACGCGACGCGATCGCCGAGGCGTTGGGAGGCGGCTTCACGCACATCGTCCTCAGGCTCGGTGCGCCGTACGGCGACGGCATCGTGCGGCGGGTCGTCGAGGAGATCATCGGGGACTTCGCTCCGGGCGGCTCGGACGGCTCAGCACAGGATCAGGGCAGCGGCCGGTAG
- a CDS encoding GNAT family N-acetyltransferase → MTSSPQIKTFTTRDWEQVWPIVHEVALEQETFAYDPAMSERAARSMWIVGPPGRTTVARSGGRVVGTANMYANRPGPGHHIASGSFMVARSARGRGVGRALVRDALRWATVTGFAGMQFNAVVEGNEAAERLYADLGFVTIGTVPGAFESPTRGRVGLRVLYRPLP, encoded by the coding sequence GTGACCTCTTCGCCGCAGATCAAGACGTTCACGACCCGGGACTGGGAGCAGGTGTGGCCCATCGTTCATGAGGTCGCTCTGGAGCAGGAGACGTTCGCCTACGACCCCGCGATGTCCGAACGCGCGGCGCGTTCGATGTGGATCGTGGGACCTCCCGGGCGGACGACGGTGGCGCGTTCGGGCGGTCGCGTCGTCGGCACCGCGAACATGTACGCGAATCGGCCGGGGCCGGGTCACCACATCGCCAGCGGCAGTTTCATGGTCGCGCGTTCAGCTCGGGGCCGAGGCGTGGGCCGGGCCCTGGTGCGGGACGCTCTGCGGTGGGCGACCGTGACCGGGTTCGCGGGGATGCAGTTCAACGCGGTCGTCGAGGGGAACGAGGCCGCAGAGCGGCTGTACGCCGACCTGGGATTCGTGACCATCGGCACCGTCCCCGGCGCGTTCGAGTCCCCGACCCGCGGCCGCGTCGGACTACGTGTGCTCTACCGGCCGCTGCCCTGA
- a CDS encoding quinone oxidoreductase family protein encodes MTDNTQHTAQHWVATDYGDLDVLRLEETDVPAPAEGEVTIDVRAAGMNPADYKHIARSGDRDALPVAIGYEVAGVISALGPNTQIASGAGAVGDEVLAFRVAGGYASSITVPARDVFAKPAGLSFPEAANLLLAGTTASEMLHVTGVARGDTVLVHGASGAVGVSLLQQARLIGARVIGTAGEKSVDTVRRFDGIPVAYGEGLQDRVRDLAPEGIAAALDCVGTDEAVDVSLALVEDRDRIVTIAAFDRAEQEGIRVIGGAMPASATYRDGVRAHLIRLAGDGDLVVPMAGTYPLADALQALELLTSGHPGGKLALLP; translated from the coding sequence ATGACAGACAACACGCAGCACACCGCCCAGCACTGGGTCGCCACGGACTACGGCGATCTCGACGTGCTGCGGTTGGAGGAGACCGACGTGCCCGCACCCGCCGAGGGCGAGGTCACCATCGACGTACGGGCCGCCGGGATGAACCCGGCCGACTACAAACACATCGCCCGCAGCGGCGACCGGGATGCGTTGCCGGTGGCCATCGGCTACGAGGTCGCCGGTGTCATCTCGGCGTTAGGACCGAACACTCAGATCGCTTCCGGCGCCGGGGCCGTCGGGGATGAGGTGCTCGCCTTCCGGGTCGCGGGCGGGTACGCGTCGAGTATCACGGTCCCTGCCCGCGACGTCTTCGCTAAACCAGCCGGACTCTCGTTCCCCGAGGCTGCCAACCTGCTGCTCGCCGGGACGACGGCATCGGAGATGTTGCATGTCACGGGAGTCGCGAGAGGCGACACCGTCCTGGTGCACGGTGCGTCCGGAGCCGTCGGGGTCAGCCTGCTGCAGCAGGCGCGACTGATCGGCGCGCGCGTGATCGGCACCGCGGGCGAGAAGAGCGTCGACACCGTGCGGCGGTTCGACGGCATTCCGGTCGCCTACGGCGAGGGACTGCAGGACCGCGTGCGCGACCTGGCCCCCGAGGGCATCGCCGCAGCGCTCGACTGTGTCGGCACCGATGAGGCCGTCGATGTCTCGTTGGCCCTCGTCGAGGACCGGGATCGCATCGTCACCATCGCCGCCTTCGACCGCGCCGAGCAGGAGGGCATCCGTGTCATCGGCGGAGCCATGCCGGCGAGCGCGACATACCGGGACGGGGTGCGCGCGCACCTGATTCGACTCGCGGGCGACGGCGATCTGGTCGTGCCCATGGCAGGCACCTACCCGCTGGCGGACGCGCTCCAAGCGCTGGAACTGCTCACGTCGGGGCACCCGGGCGGCAAGCTGGCGCTGCTGCCCTGA
- a CDS encoding SGNH/GDSL hydrolase family protein gives MRVPVLRHSRRNILALTATAALSVGVAVPSLAATAHPAQPAHWGSSHQRPVVPGSDYLALGDSVAFGYREPTTFPPPNYLDPTSFVGYPEEVGTALGVRVTNATCPGETSGSLINTATPSYACETPAGYRTNFPLHVTYRSKTESQLTFAVDFLKKHHNTRLVTLGIGANDAFLCQAQHGGTCTGTALATTLAGISKNVSTILSTLRQQARYSGQIVIVNYYSTNYSSATASAGSVALNQVMDTAAKPYGVRIADGYAAFQNAALHSGGDSCAAGLLTQLFPHQTATSSGAQSGCGVHPSVAGQDVLAHTVEASVKKSYR, from the coding sequence ATGCGCGTTCCAGTCCTTCGGCATTCTCGGCGGAACATCCTCGCTCTGACCGCGACGGCGGCGCTGAGCGTGGGGGTCGCCGTGCCGTCCCTCGCGGCGACGGCACACCCGGCTCAACCGGCCCACTGGGGCTCCTCGCACCAGCGGCCCGTCGTGCCGGGCTCGGACTATCTGGCCCTGGGCGACTCGGTGGCCTTCGGCTACCGCGAGCCCACGACCTTCCCGCCGCCAAACTACCTGGACCCCACGAGCTTCGTCGGTTACCCCGAGGAGGTCGGCACCGCGCTCGGGGTGCGGGTCACGAATGCCACCTGCCCGGGTGAGACCTCCGGCAGTCTCATCAACACGGCCACCCCGAGCTACGCGTGCGAGACGCCCGCGGGATACCGCACCAACTTCCCGCTGCACGTGACCTACCGCAGCAAGACCGAGAGCCAGCTGACCTTCGCGGTGGACTTCCTGAAGAAGCACCACAACACCCGCCTGGTGACGCTCGGCATCGGCGCGAACGACGCGTTCCTGTGCCAGGCGCAGCACGGCGGCACCTGCACCGGCACGGCGTTGGCGACCACGCTCGCCGGGATCAGCAAGAACGTGAGCACGATCCTGTCCACCCTGCGCCAGCAGGCGCGCTACTCCGGCCAGATCGTGATCGTGAACTACTACTCGACGAACTATTCCTCGGCCACCGCGAGCGCGGGCAGCGTGGCGCTCAACCAGGTCATGGACACGGCCGCCAAGCCGTACGGCGTCCGGATCGCCGACGGGTACGCCGCGTTCCAGAACGCCGCACTGCACTCCGGTGGAGACAGCTGCGCGGCAGGTCTGCTGACGCAGCTGTTCCCGCACCAGACTGCGACGTCGAGCGGTGCCCAGAGCGGCTGCGGGGTGCACCCCAGCGTCGCCGGCCAGGACGTGCTGGCCCACACCGTCGAGGCGAGCGTCAAGAAGTCCTACCGCTGA
- a CDS encoding DUF1203 domain-containing protein produces the protein MDTATDLLVRAIDRTRLDEVRRNDADGHGNQVAPFAATGQGEPLRCCLRYAEPGEHIALISYAPFDHPSVWTEVGPVYIHAAPCDGYPTSERLPAQLSTGPRLLRTYRADDTKNYEHNTVVPDQVALEPIIQRLLSHADVATVHVRNLDSQCFMYAVGAGHASGDDPA, from the coding sequence ATGGACACCGCCACCGACCTGCTCGTGCGGGCCATCGACCGCACCCGCCTGGACGAGGTGCGCCGCAACGATGCGGACGGGCACGGCAACCAGGTGGCCCCGTTCGCCGCCACCGGACAGGGCGAGCCCCTGCGCTGCTGCCTGCGCTACGCCGAGCCAGGAGAGCACATCGCCCTCATCTCGTACGCGCCGTTCGACCATCCGTCGGTATGGACCGAGGTCGGGCCCGTCTACATCCACGCCGCGCCCTGCGACGGCTATCCGACGTCCGAGCGGCTTCCCGCGCAGCTGTCGACCGGTCCGCGACTGCTGCGCACCTACCGCGCGGACGACACCAAGAACTACGAGCACAACACGGTCGTGCCGGACCAGGTCGCGCTCGAGCCGATCATCCAGCGACTGTTGTCGCACGCGGATGTCGCGACGGTGCACGTGCGCAACCTCGACTCGCAGTGCTTCATGTACGCGGTCGGCGCGGGTCACGCTTCGGGAGACGATCCGGCGTGA
- a CDS encoding maleylpyruvate isomerase N-terminal domain-containing protein, whose translation MRTQNAESYLQAAASVVDLVGRIGPDAWDGPGLGDWDLRSLVGHTGRALTTVLTYLHQPAERIDQASPEAYFAQVLLSGRQVDPEAVLERGRQAGRALGDDPAAGFGALVDQVGAELASADPAAVITTIAGGMTVDAYLPTRTFELVVHGLDIGAAADLPTTFTPASLNETCALAGRIAARAGRGPQMLRALTGRADLPPGFSIVA comes from the coding sequence GTGAGGACGCAGAACGCCGAGAGCTATCTGCAGGCCGCAGCCTCGGTGGTCGACCTGGTCGGGCGGATCGGTCCCGATGCCTGGGACGGTCCCGGGCTCGGCGACTGGGACCTGCGCTCACTGGTCGGCCACACCGGTCGAGCGCTCACCACCGTGTTGACCTACCTGCACCAGCCCGCCGAACGCATCGACCAGGCCTCACCGGAGGCCTACTTCGCCCAGGTGCTGCTCAGCGGCCGGCAGGTCGATCCGGAGGCCGTCCTCGAGCGGGGTCGTCAGGCGGGGCGGGCCCTCGGCGACGATCCCGCAGCGGGGTTCGGCGCACTCGTGGACCAGGTCGGCGCCGAGCTCGCCTCGGCCGACCCGGCCGCGGTGATCACGACCATCGCCGGCGGGATGACCGTCGACGCCTACCTTCCGACCCGCACGTTCGAGCTGGTGGTGCACGGCCTCGACATCGGCGCCGCGGCCGACCTGCCGACCACCTTCACACCGGCGTCGCTGAACGAGACGTGCGCGTTGGCCGGTCGCATCGCGGCCCGCGCCGGCCGCGGCCCGCAGATGCTGCGCGCGCTCACCGGACGGGCTGACCTGCCACCCGGATTCAGCATCGTGGCCTGA
- a CDS encoding DinB family protein: MSADDRARAGLGGTLPPLAGEDFTCERCGLSYPQVSLDRAVALIAGVPDLVRRAVAPLSPEARRRRSGPGLWSVTEYVCHLRDVYAAYTIRLHRARTEDEPVLEPMLNDLRARRFRYNDLDVDAVIAELQATATGFREEVARTGPEHWDRRITRLPGESRTALWLVRQAAHEGQHHLEDIRQVVAHVSGA; this comes from the coding sequence ATGAGCGCCGACGACCGAGCGCGGGCCGGGCTCGGGGGCACGCTGCCGCCGCTGGCCGGCGAGGACTTCACCTGCGAGCGGTGCGGCCTCAGCTACCCGCAGGTGTCGCTCGACCGAGCCGTCGCGCTGATCGCGGGGGTGCCCGATCTGGTGAGGAGAGCGGTGGCTCCGTTGTCACCTGAGGCTCGGCGGCGCCGATCGGGGCCGGGGCTGTGGTCGGTCACGGAGTACGTGTGTCACCTGCGCGACGTGTACGCCGCGTACACGATCCGGCTGCACCGCGCGCGTACCGAGGACGAGCCGGTGCTGGAGCCGATGCTGAACGATCTGCGGGCCCGCAGGTTTCGCTACAACGACCTCGACGTCGACGCGGTGATCGCGGAACTGCAGGCGACGGCCACGGGGTTCCGCGAAGAAGTGGCGCGGACCGGGCCGGAGCATTGGGATCGGCGCATCACGCGGCTGCCCGGTGAGAGCCGCACCGCTCTGTGGCTGGTGCGCCAGGCCGCACACGAGGGGCAGCACCATCTCGAGGACATCCGGCAGGTCGTGGCTCACGTGAGTGGTGCGTGA
- a CDS encoding aldo/keto reductase gives MEHRELGTQGLRVGAIGLGTMGMTMAYGAGDEPGGTATIHRAHELGVTLLDTAELYGGGSGSNEKIVGAAVRDFRDEMVLATKFGFVLPRTNDGGREFDSRPEHIREVADNSLRYLQTDHIDVLYQHRPDPDVPMEDVAGAVKELIDAGKVRYFGLSEAGPEQIRAAHAVQPVSVLQTEYSIFERAVEAEVLPAVRELGIGFVAYSPLGRGFLTSTVKPAAEYPKDDMRSWDDRWQPGNYEKNVEAIHQLTDLAREKGATVTQLALAWLLAQGEDIVPIPGTRSPERLAENVAAADLTLSTADLERVARILPRGAYGSRYPAEMMPRW, from the coding sequence ATGGAACATCGCGAACTGGGAACGCAGGGTCTGCGGGTCGGCGCCATCGGCCTCGGCACGATGGGTATGACGATGGCGTACGGCGCCGGCGACGAGCCGGGCGGCACGGCCACCATCCACCGGGCGCACGAGTTGGGGGTCACCCTGCTGGACACCGCCGAGTTGTACGGCGGCGGCAGCGGCAGCAACGAGAAGATCGTCGGCGCGGCGGTGCGCGACTTCCGCGACGAGATGGTGCTGGCCACGAAGTTCGGGTTCGTCCTGCCCCGCACCAACGACGGCGGGCGCGAGTTCGACAGCCGCCCGGAGCACATCCGGGAGGTCGCGGACAACAGCCTGCGCTACCTGCAGACCGACCACATCGACGTGCTCTACCAGCACCGCCCCGACCCGGACGTCCCCATGGAGGACGTCGCGGGGGCCGTCAAGGAACTCATCGACGCGGGCAAGGTCCGCTACTTCGGCCTGAGCGAGGCGGGCCCGGAGCAGATCCGCGCCGCGCACGCCGTGCAGCCCGTCTCGGTGCTGCAGACGGAGTACTCCATCTTCGAGCGCGCGGTCGAGGCCGAGGTGCTTCCGGCCGTGCGCGAGCTGGGGATCGGCTTCGTCGCGTACTCACCGCTCGGTCGCGGCTTCCTCACCTCCACGGTGAAACCGGCCGCGGAGTACCCCAAGGACGACATGCGCAGCTGGGACGACCGCTGGCAGCCGGGCAACTACGAGAAGAACGTCGAGGCGATCCACCAGCTGACCGACCTGGCCCGCGAGAAGGGCGCCACCGTGACACAGCTTGCCCTCGCCTGGCTCCTCGCCCAGGGCGAGGACATCGTCCCGATCCCCGGCACCCGGAGCCCGGAGCGGCTGGCGGAGAACGTCGCCGCGGCCGACCTCACGCTCAGCACCGCCGACCTGGAGCGGGTGGCGCGGATCCTGCCGAGGGGCGCGTACGGGAGCCGCTACCCCGCGGAGATGATGCCCCGCTGGTGA